One segment of Prosthecobacter debontii DNA contains the following:
- a CDS encoding sulfatase family protein, whose product MLRLLLAAALCLPLFTHAAERPNVIFVFCDNLGNGDVRCFNPETVHRTPHLDRMASEGMRFTSLYSASGVCTPSRAALMTGCYPYRLDMHVSDKGGLVLQPVAAKGLNPTETTLAEVMKSAGYATMIIGKWHLGDQPEFFPTRQGFDHFFGIPYSDDMTRDKRPEEWPELPLMRDEKVIEAPVDRDYLTQRYTEEAIRFIEAQKDAPFFLYLPHAMPGSTADPYASPAFKGKSANGHWGDSVEELDWSMGEILAALKRLKLDEETLVIWTSDNGAPRRQPPQGSNAPYQGWGYDTSEGAMRVPCIARWPGHVPAGKECRELASMLDILPTLTSLIGAAPPTVPIDGHDISPLLLGQKDAHSPTDNTGFFFYHGDQLQAVRSGPWKLYLPLESKRVNAKKQASSPLKLFNVRDDVTEQNEVATAHPHIVARLKKLADGARETIGDAGQPGTGHRTAGWVEKPSGRRL is encoded by the coding sequence ATGCTCAGATTACTCCTCGCCGCAGCGCTCTGCCTCCCCCTTTTCACACACGCAGCCGAGCGGCCTAACGTCATCTTTGTTTTTTGCGACAACCTGGGCAATGGCGATGTGCGCTGCTTCAATCCCGAAACGGTGCATCGCACTCCGCACCTGGACCGAATGGCCAGCGAGGGCATGCGCTTCACCAGCTTATACTCCGCCAGTGGTGTTTGCACACCCAGCCGCGCGGCCTTGATGACCGGGTGTTATCCTTATCGCTTGGACATGCATGTCAGTGACAAGGGCGGACTCGTGCTGCAACCCGTCGCCGCCAAGGGCCTCAACCCCACGGAAACGACCCTAGCGGAGGTGATGAAGAGTGCTGGTTATGCCACCATGATCATTGGCAAATGGCACCTGGGAGATCAGCCCGAGTTTTTCCCCACCCGCCAAGGCTTCGATCACTTCTTCGGCATCCCTTACAGCGATGACATGACGCGGGATAAGCGACCTGAAGAATGGCCCGAGCTTCCGCTCATGCGTGATGAAAAGGTAATCGAGGCACCAGTGGATCGCGACTATCTCACTCAACGTTATACTGAGGAGGCCATCCGCTTTATCGAAGCTCAAAAAGACGCTCCTTTCTTCCTTTACCTGCCCCATGCCATGCCGGGCAGCACCGCTGATCCCTACGCCAGCCCGGCCTTTAAAGGCAAATCCGCCAATGGTCACTGGGGTGACAGTGTGGAGGAATTGGATTGGTCCATGGGCGAGATCCTCGCGGCCCTGAAGCGACTGAAGCTCGACGAGGAAACCTTGGTCATCTGGACCTCCGACAATGGCGCTCCACGCCGCCAGCCGCCGCAAGGCAGCAACGCCCCCTATCAAGGCTGGGGTTACGACACCAGCGAAGGGGCCATGCGCGTGCCCTGCATCGCCCGCTGGCCCGGCCATGTGCCTGCTGGCAAGGAGTGCAGAGAACTCGCCTCCATGCTGGACATTCTGCCCACCCTGACCTCCCTCATCGGTGCCGCACCGCCCACCGTACCGATTGATGGTCACGATATTTCACCTCTATTGTTAGGTCAAAAGGACGCCCACTCACCCACCGATAATACCGGCTTCTTCTTTTACCATGGTGATCAGCTCCAGGCCGTGCGCAGTGGTCCATGGAAGCTCTACCTGCCTCTGGAGTCCAAACGCGTGAATGCCAAAAAGCAGGCCTCGTCCCCGCTCAAGCTCTTCAACGTGCGCGATGATGTCACCGAGCAGAACGAAGTCGCCACAGCGCATCCTCACATCGTCGCCCGCCTCAAGAAACTGGCAGACGGCGCGCGGGAAACCATCGGCGATGCAGGCCAACCCGGCACAGGGCACCGCACCGCAGGTTGGGTGGAAAAGCCGAGTGGGCGGAGGTTGTAA
- a CDS encoding MFS transporter, translated as MAVAAAPTKVRHSILTVTTLAAFLMYLDRVCLAWIVGSTSFKENLHVTETEMEWVKGAFFWAYALAQVPAGWLSDRFGGRILMTIYIATWSLFTLATSFSLGFTTLFLARLGCGLAEAGAYPTSSSFMTKWAHVESRGLASSIISMGGRIGGALAPWLTATVILSLGDWRWAGWIYGVAGIGVAVLFWAVYREHPKMHPGCNDKEVALLAKGRGEFSCAKPPPRRFPWAPVLRSGNLWLMNAYQCLTNIGWAFLILSLPDYLTKAVGLSEKETGTISTLALTIGIASLPLGGILTDYCTRKMGHRWGRLLPLSMTRFLAAGSYLWALSLDTPLALAIAFGAVAFFADLALPATWATMQDISGRHQAQLFGWSNMWGNFGAAIQPKLFAFILLSFDHNHDYQEGIYLCAIAFALAGFLALGINSQQPVIKEDTM; from the coding sequence ATGGCCGTTGCTGCTGCTCCCACGAAGGTCCGCCACTCCATCCTCACTGTCACCACCCTGGCGGCGTTCCTGATGTATCTGGACCGCGTTTGTCTAGCATGGATCGTTGGCTCAACCTCATTCAAGGAGAATCTGCATGTCACCGAAACAGAGATGGAATGGGTCAAAGGTGCCTTCTTTTGGGCCTATGCTCTAGCTCAGGTTCCTGCAGGATGGCTCAGCGACCGTTTCGGTGGACGCATCTTGATGACGATTTACATCGCCACATGGTCGCTATTCACCCTGGCTACGAGTTTCTCATTGGGTTTTACCACACTATTTTTGGCCCGGCTCGGCTGCGGGCTAGCTGAAGCCGGAGCTTATCCGACGAGTAGCAGTTTCATGACCAAATGGGCGCATGTGGAATCACGTGGATTGGCGAGCAGCATCATTTCCATGGGAGGGCGTATCGGTGGTGCCCTGGCCCCCTGGCTAACAGCCACCGTTATTCTGAGTCTGGGCGATTGGCGCTGGGCTGGCTGGATCTACGGTGTTGCCGGCATCGGTGTGGCAGTCCTTTTCTGGGCGGTCTATCGGGAGCACCCCAAGATGCACCCAGGTTGCAATGATAAAGAGGTGGCTCTACTGGCGAAAGGGCGGGGTGAATTTTCCTGTGCAAAGCCCCCCCCGCGACGCTTCCCCTGGGCACCGGTACTGCGCAGCGGGAACCTATGGTTAATGAATGCCTATCAGTGCCTCACAAATATTGGGTGGGCCTTTTTGATTCTTTCGCTGCCGGACTATCTGACAAAGGCAGTGGGTTTGAGCGAAAAAGAAACGGGAACCATCTCAACTCTGGCTCTGACAATCGGCATCGCTTCCTTACCCTTGGGGGGGATTTTGACGGACTACTGCACTCGCAAAATGGGACATCGTTGGGGGCGCCTCCTGCCACTTTCCATGACACGATTTCTCGCTGCTGGGAGCTATCTATGGGCGTTGAGTCTGGATACACCTCTTGCACTGGCGATCGCTTTTGGAGCCGTCGCCTTCTTTGCTGACCTAGCCCTGCCCGCTACCTGGGCTACCATGCAAGATATCAGTGGACGCCATCAGGCACAGCTCTTCGGGTGGTCCAATATGTGGGGCAATTTTGGAGCAGCGATCCAGCCGAAGCTCTTCGCCTTTATCCTCCTGAGTTTTGATCACAATCACGATTACCAGGAGGGCATTTACCTTTGTGCCATTGCTTTTGCTTTGGCTGGATTCTTGGCTCTCGGTATTAATTCGCAGCAACCCGTGATCAAAGAAGACACGATGTAA
- a CDS encoding histidine triad nucleotide-binding protein, whose amino-acid sequence MSEKTIFQKIIDREIPAPLVYEDDLVAAFNDINPQAPIHVLIVPKKLIPRVGEAVAEDQATLGALFLAAGKIADKLGVKDRSRGFRLVVNHGHDAGETVPHLHMHLLAGRDLAWPPG is encoded by the coding sequence ATGTCTGAAAAAACCATTTTCCAGAAGATCATCGATCGCGAGATCCCTGCACCGCTGGTGTATGAAGATGATCTCGTCGCCGCTTTCAACGACATCAATCCCCAGGCCCCTATCCACGTGCTGATCGTGCCGAAGAAGCTGATCCCACGCGTGGGAGAGGCCGTGGCGGAGGATCAGGCAACCCTGGGAGCTCTGTTCCTGGCCGCAGGGAAGATCGCGGACAAGCTCGGCGTCAAAGATCGCTCCAGGGGCTTCCGCCTCGTCGTCAATCACGGTCATGATGCGGGGGAAACCGTGCCGCACCTGCACATGCATCTGCTGGCAGGTCGCGACCTCGCCTGGCCTCCAGGCTGA
- a CDS encoding lysylphosphatidylglycerol synthase transmembrane domain-containing protein: MESEASKPDWRRRVFLTLRIGLALALLIWVWTRLDAHQLQALSWSAMNLRWLLLAFALGGISVLGWAGRWWWFLRVYEVRARYPELLRLTLFADFFNLYFLGPIGADGIRLLLLSRRFPERRGAILGSLLLDHVGGFFGGMLLYLFFAKHSGLSEGVLKAADLSLWFFGLATFLGLGVIMEPPIQRLFQHIPGLRWISQRAASIYAGTFRHPWLFSGFAISTLGTACAYAAYWAAAHALGAHVSLPQMLGLMPVVDLIASLPVTISGIGVREGLLVEWLGHQPHWDAAHALAVSLLGFAALGLWGLIGGVWLAFWKKKDAMPSKSFS; encoded by the coding sequence ATGGAGTCTGAAGCAAGTAAACCCGACTGGCGGAGACGAGTCTTTCTGACACTGCGGATCGGCCTGGCCCTAGCGCTGCTGATCTGGGTATGGACTCGTCTGGATGCGCATCAGCTTCAGGCGCTTTCCTGGTCAGCCATGAATCTGCGCTGGCTGCTGCTGGCGTTTGCTCTAGGAGGCATCTCAGTGCTCGGGTGGGCAGGCAGGTGGTGGTGGTTTCTGAGGGTGTATGAGGTGCGCGCCCGTTATCCAGAACTGCTGCGTCTGACCCTGTTTGCGGATTTCTTCAATCTCTACTTTCTGGGTCCCATTGGCGCAGATGGCATTCGCCTGCTGTTGCTATCCCGCCGGTTTCCTGAGCGTCGGGGTGCCATTCTGGGCTCGCTGCTGCTGGACCACGTGGGTGGGTTCTTTGGCGGCATGCTGCTGTATCTCTTTTTCGCCAAGCACTCTGGTCTGTCTGAAGGGGTGCTGAAGGCGGCCGACCTTTCCCTTTGGTTCTTTGGTCTGGCCACCTTCTTGGGTCTGGGTGTGATCATGGAGCCTCCGATCCAGCGGCTCTTTCAGCACATTCCTGGCCTACGCTGGATCTCCCAGCGGGCGGCTTCGATCTACGCGGGCACCTTTCGGCATCCTTGGTTATTCTCGGGGTTCGCCATCTCCACGCTAGGCACCGCCTGCGCCTATGCGGCCTACTGGGCAGCGGCTCACGCGCTAGGGGCTCATGTGTCTTTACCTCAGATGCTGGGGCTGATGCCGGTGGTGGATCTCATCGCCTCTCTGCCCGTGACTATCAGTGGCATTGGCGTTAGGGAGGGACTGCTGGTGGAATGGTTAGGCCATCAGCCCCATTGGGATGCCGCCCACGCCTTGGCCGTCTCCCTCCTCGGTTTCGCCGCCCTTGGCCTCTGGGGGCTGATCGGCGGGGTGTGGCTGGCGTTTTGGAAGAAGAAAGACGCCATGCCTAGCAAGTCGTTCAGTTGA
- a CDS encoding NAD(P)/FAD-dependent oxidoreductase — MMIASKPLRVGIVGAGPAGATLACLLAKKGVDAVFFDDGKRPDMVVGESLVPRLVNVFRHLGIEEEVAKLGTYKPGVTWIFDENDALELSFTAMRGVLPTYAYNVPRREFDDLVHETALKAGARFIPCDVKLQVGTTERGEKVPRLSPETLALVPDWKGQQPDLLVDASGRRRLFAKLLGIKAAIGDRKDVSHFAHYENCEMPKPEGQAVITRLKHGWSWRIPLRNALSIGVVFDKEHAKQYGKTPEEQLEAVIDQNKPLAEACMKRKRITPVTTYANYQLISEQAHGDGWVCVGDAFGFVDPMLSPGLCMAMTSAEELAEAIVKNRPGNWDRAFQNYLDWFRDMLCAWQELVDLFYGGHIFALQRTGTRMSQMFPGKISMIMQRHFEKNISGMAGGGLTNHPYSRNLLRFMTRFAIYDENPADYAVV, encoded by the coding sequence ATGATGATCGCTTCCAAACCCCTCCGCGTCGGCATCGTCGGCGCTGGTCCTGCCGGTGCCACCCTCGCCTGCTTACTGGCAAAAAAGGGGGTGGATGCTGTGTTCTTCGACGATGGCAAGCGGCCTGACATGGTGGTGGGAGAGTCCCTGGTGCCACGGCTGGTGAATGTCTTCCGTCATCTCGGCATCGAAGAGGAGGTGGCTAAGCTCGGCACCTACAAGCCCGGGGTGACGTGGATCTTCGATGAAAATGACGCCCTGGAGCTGTCCTTCACAGCCATGCGCGGGGTGCTACCCACCTACGCCTACAACGTCCCCCGGCGTGAGTTTGATGATCTCGTCCATGAAACCGCACTCAAGGCCGGAGCCCGCTTCATCCCCTGCGATGTGAAGCTGCAGGTGGGCACCACCGAGCGTGGTGAAAAGGTGCCGCGCCTGAGCCCTGAAACACTGGCCCTGGTCCCCGACTGGAAAGGCCAGCAGCCGGATCTGCTGGTGGATGCCAGCGGCCGCCGTCGTCTCTTTGCCAAGCTGCTGGGCATCAAAGCCGCCATCGGTGACCGCAAGGACGTCTCTCACTTCGCTCATTACGAAAACTGCGAGATGCCGAAGCCGGAAGGCCAAGCCGTGATCACCCGTCTGAAGCACGGATGGTCCTGGCGCATCCCTCTGCGCAATGCCTTGAGCATCGGTGTGGTGTTCGATAAAGAACACGCCAAGCAATACGGGAAGACCCCCGAGGAACAGCTCGAGGCAGTGATTGATCAGAACAAGCCCCTGGCCGAGGCCTGCATGAAGCGTAAGCGAATCACGCCAGTGACCACCTATGCCAACTATCAGCTCATCTCCGAGCAAGCCCATGGCGATGGCTGGGTCTGCGTGGGAGATGCCTTTGGTTTCGTGGACCCCATGCTCTCCCCCGGTCTGTGCATGGCCATGACCTCTGCTGAGGAATTGGCCGAGGCCATTGTTAAAAATCGCCCCGGCAACTGGGATCGCGCCTTCCAGAACTATCTCGATTGGTTCCGCGATATGCTCTGCGCGTGGCAGGAACTGGTGGATCTCTTCTACGGGGGCCATATCTTTGCCCTCCAGCGCACCGGCACTCGCATGTCTCAGATGTTCCCGGGCAAGATCAGCATGATCATGCAGCGTCACTTTGAGAAAAACATCTCCGGCATGGCAGGTGGTGGCCTCACCAACCACCCCTACAGCCGCAATCTCCTCCGCTTCATGACCCGCTTCGCCATCTACGACGAAAACCCGGCGGACTATGCGGTGGTGTAA
- the trpC gene encoding indole-3-glycerol phosphate synthase TrpC: protein MNKLDEIIAHKRTEVEKLLPRLEKLRAAATLRDDFRSLEDALRLDPTRLGMIAEVKRASPSAGTISADFNPLTIAQGYEKAGATALSILTDEKYFQGRLEYLSLVREQVDIPCLRKDFIIHEAQIYEAVVAGADAILLIVAALKQDELVKLLDIAHTFQLDVLMEVHDLPELERALETDVRILGVNNRNLKSFTVDMATTEALAEEVPDDLLLVSESGIKTPEDAARLAAAGADALLVGETLMRSQNILVDLPLLRAQKP, encoded by the coding sequence ATGAATAAGCTGGATGAGATCATCGCGCACAAGCGCACCGAAGTGGAGAAGCTGCTGCCCCGCCTAGAAAAGCTGCGCGCGGCCGCCACCCTGAGGGATGATTTCCGGTCCCTGGAAGATGCCCTGCGCCTGGACCCCACCCGCCTCGGCATGATCGCGGAGGTGAAGCGCGCATCCCCCTCCGCAGGCACCATCTCGGCAGATTTCAACCCGCTCACCATCGCTCAGGGCTATGAAAAAGCCGGAGCGACGGCCCTCTCCATCCTCACCGATGAAAAGTATTTCCAAGGTCGCCTGGAATACCTCTCCCTCGTGCGTGAGCAGGTGGACATCCCGTGCCTGCGTAAGGACTTCATCATCCACGAGGCCCAGATTTATGAAGCCGTCGTCGCCGGGGCCGATGCCATCCTGCTCATCGTTGCCGCACTGAAGCAGGACGAACTCGTCAAGCTGCTCGACATCGCCCACACCTTCCAGCTCGATGTGCTGATGGAAGTTCACGATCTTCCGGAATTGGAACGCGCTCTGGAAACCGATGTGCGCATCCTTGGCGTGAACAATCGCAATCTGAAGTCCTTCACCGTGGACATGGCCACCACCGAGGCCCTGGCCGAGGAAGTGCCAGATGACCTCCTGCTGGTCTCTGAAAGTGGCATCAAAACCCCCGAAGACGCCGCCCGCCTCGCCGCAGCCGGGGCCGACGCCTTGCTGGTGGGTGAGACCCTGATGCGCAGCCAGAACATTCTCGTGGATCTGCCTCTGCTCCGGGCGCAGAAGCCGTGA
- a CDS encoding MotA/TolQ/ExbB proton channel family protein has protein sequence MKPLFTDLLSHLHLAADAVAPGPKPGMLSLLWDFLSTGGFVMFFIVLCSMAAVTVMISAFLRLRDHLVLPQTVIEQLRNLPKYAAKGDIKPLQDYLAHDPSLLARLGGLAISGTFSSRQECVETITARAREDLHHLERGVSVLEVMVTVAPLLGLLGTTAGLVGMFSAFGSEAGPDTATIAKEIGVALRCTIAGLFVAVPSVLAHTWFVRRLDNIAVRLESILHETIQTFFAHFEVKHSADPHHPTTPPALPTPPGPERLR, from the coding sequence ATGAAGCCATTGTTTACTGACCTGCTCTCCCACCTGCACCTCGCCGCAGATGCCGTCGCCCCAGGGCCGAAGCCCGGCATGCTGTCCCTGCTGTGGGATTTCCTCAGCACAGGAGGCTTCGTCATGTTCTTCATCGTGCTGTGCTCCATGGCCGCAGTCACGGTTATGATCTCCGCTTTCCTGCGCCTGAGAGATCACCTCGTGCTGCCTCAGACGGTCATTGAGCAACTGCGTAACCTGCCCAAGTATGCTGCCAAGGGAGATATCAAACCCCTGCAAGACTACCTCGCCCACGATCCCTCCCTGCTCGCCCGCCTGGGTGGCCTCGCCATCAGCGGCACCTTCTCCAGCCGTCAAGAGTGCGTGGAGACGATCACCGCCCGCGCTCGTGAGGACCTGCACCACCTGGAGCGCGGCGTCTCCGTGCTGGAGGTCATGGTCACCGTGGCCCCGCTGCTGGGCCTGCTGGGCACCACCGCAGGTCTCGTAGGCATGTTCTCCGCCTTTGGCAGCGAGGCCGGGCCAGATACTGCCACCATTGCCAAGGAAATCGGTGTGGCCCTGCGCTGCACCATCGCTGGCCTCTTCGTGGCGGTGCCCTCCGTGCTCGCCCACACCTGGTTCGTCCGCCGTCTGGATAACATCGCCGTGCGCCTGGAGTCCATCCTGCACGAGACCATCCAGACCTTCTTCGCCCACTTCGAGGTCAAGCACTCCGCCGATCCCCACCACCCCACAACCCCGCCTGCTCTTCCCACGCCCCCCGGGCCCGAGCGGCTGAGGTGA
- a CDS encoding energy transducer TonB, whose protein sequence is MRQVTGAVEDKWQTNIRLRRDPLNFGRVRIRFDVDREGHPQDIKFLSSTADSDLVLRELTLRAVLDAQIPPIPADLLPTLDDGRVKIEYEAIVY, encoded by the coding sequence ATGCGCCAAGTGACCGGTGCTGTGGAGGATAAGTGGCAGACGAACATCAGGCTTCGTCGAGATCCACTAAACTTTGGTCGGGTGCGCATCCGCTTTGATGTGGATCGCGAGGGCCACCCGCAAGATATCAAATTCCTCTCCAGCACCGCTGATTCCGACCTCGTGCTGCGCGAATTGACCTTGCGAGCCGTCTTGGATGCGCAAATACCTCCCATACCCGCTGACCTCCTGCCCACTCTCGATGACGGACGAGTGAAGATCGAATATGAAGCCATTGTTTACTGA
- a CDS encoding protein kinase domain-containing protein, with amino-acid sequence MSTPEDPLLEGLKPADLLQRGLDSLKPPSGPGSWVPPKPEELAQLLPQYAIECLIGRGGMGAVYRGKQTALDRPIAIKLLPAELANDAEFTGRFKREARTLARLQHPGIVSVYDFGQTAQGHLYFVMEYVDGTDLHRIIHGPGLKPEQVLEIVAQVCEALQYAHSHGVMHRDIKPANLLLTTDGRAKLADFGLARPMNEESGSFTRSNIVMGTPDYIAPEQLYGHADHRADLFSLGVMLYEMLTGQTPRGAWMPPSKRVRVDVRLDRVVVRALQQDVSLRYQQASEMKTDVDQIRFTPLPGTLPAQVTSLPPAAKVPTAAPGPQPKPIKPPAPGNRTPIQRRKKSGMGLFWAVTLPLMLLAGAYGWLSRRYEVSRVPEEQTAASTENSPEGIATSGLQEVKAVPEEKPKTATPQTSLTKNASPLPPPLSSIPAQPVVTARELTVPISDWLKDARQKGGRLKIFGTWRDQALSLGKAIEFDDFVQVAVGEHGWAARRKGGETYACAWPNLHLAPFKTKDLRAGHMVSLLEQLGNGGLGYRTLWLGETLRRDEVTHPQASICLHPYQLVLALNPEGKILKTTEWGSNTKKGPPADFFEGFNAVAASQDVCVVAKPGKPVEGWDITLGTRTTFPASTLNTVALDSTNQSVILLTSSGSPQVFSLPPRESTVKEQSIPPGLAPVISVKAGRTLYAAQRPDGTWRAWGNSPELIGLTERNGRMLDVDYDFQPGLSRIMLWIEPVSDAERRTPTIATPTPSPKPVQNEDDVAQRLSMLAAQFQTAYDRDILALHHTAVAELDGKYLAAVQRAMDAASSAGQLDEAVKLREEIKRIRDKQALPSYDFETLPESLKKLRFTYRDALTKLIVSRKSDSQPLYDRYEQLLADYQTELTQQKRLDEAVRVKKAREDLSHIRTQNAPPQIGTSPAPAPATQGIALFDGRTLNNWRIEGDKSAFSVTGGLIKAAHQKGSLISTIGPWKNFELNLKVMTEIKGNSGVWIHTARNPSDDKPPGVEVQICNNGIDTQKTGSLHGIKPLTNQLVSDGQWFSLKIIVQDKTIRVFLNGTQINEWTQPDGWRPPPNSPNASLGSGSIGLQSHSGIIWFKDIYIRSL; translated from the coding sequence ATGAGCACTCCCGAAGATCCTCTCTTGGAGGGCCTGAAACCGGCCGACCTCCTCCAGCGCGGACTGGATAGCCTCAAGCCCCCGTCCGGCCCTGGGAGCTGGGTGCCGCCGAAGCCGGAAGAGCTGGCCCAACTGCTGCCCCAGTATGCCATCGAGTGCTTGATCGGCCGGGGCGGCATGGGGGCGGTGTATCGAGGTAAACAAACCGCACTGGACCGCCCGATTGCCATCAAGCTGCTGCCCGCCGAGCTGGCCAACGATGCCGAGTTCACCGGTCGTTTTAAAAGGGAGGCTCGCACGCTGGCCAGACTCCAGCATCCGGGCATCGTCTCCGTTTATGACTTTGGCCAGACCGCTCAGGGGCACCTTTACTTCGTCATGGAGTATGTGGATGGCACGGACCTGCACCGCATCATCCACGGCCCGGGTTTGAAGCCGGAGCAAGTTCTGGAAATCGTCGCCCAGGTCTGTGAGGCGCTGCAATACGCGCACTCACACGGTGTGATGCACCGGGACATCAAGCCCGCAAATCTCCTGCTCACCACCGATGGCCGGGCCAAGCTGGCAGACTTCGGTTTGGCTCGCCCGATGAATGAAGAAAGCGGCAGCTTCACACGCAGCAACATCGTGATGGGCACGCCAGACTACATCGCCCCAGAGCAGCTCTACGGCCATGCAGACCACCGGGCGGACCTGTTTTCTCTGGGGGTGATGCTGTATGAGATGCTCACCGGCCAGACACCCCGAGGGGCATGGATGCCGCCGAGCAAGCGCGTGCGAGTGGATGTGCGGCTGGATCGGGTAGTCGTCCGTGCCCTCCAGCAGGACGTGTCTCTGCGTTATCAGCAGGCCAGTGAGATGAAGACGGATGTGGATCAGATCCGCTTCACTCCCCTTCCCGGCACTCTGCCTGCTCAAGTAACCTCACTTCCTCCCGCAGCAAAGGTGCCGACTGCGGCCCCGGGTCCTCAGCCCAAGCCGATCAAACCGCCTGCCCCCGGCAACCGCACGCCGATCCAGCGCCGCAAGAAAAGTGGCATGGGGCTCTTCTGGGCGGTGACTCTGCCGCTCATGCTCCTGGCTGGAGCCTACGGCTGGCTTTCCAGACGCTATGAGGTCTCCCGAGTTCCTGAGGAACAGACTGCTGCTTCCACGGAAAACAGTCCCGAAGGAATCGCCACCTCAGGCCTCCAAGAGGTGAAAGCTGTCCCAGAGGAAAAACCGAAAACAGCAACCCCGCAGACCAGCCTAACCAAAAACGCCTCACCACTGCCGCCCCCGCTCTCCTCCATTCCGGCGCAGCCCGTCGTGACAGCCCGTGAGCTGACCGTGCCGATTTCGGATTGGCTCAAAGACGCCCGCCAGAAAGGTGGCCGGCTAAAGATCTTCGGCACCTGGAGGGATCAAGCCCTCAGCCTGGGCAAGGCCATCGAGTTCGATGATTTCGTGCAGGTCGCCGTCGGAGAACATGGCTGGGCAGCGCGTCGGAAAGGTGGCGAGACCTATGCCTGCGCATGGCCCAATCTTCACCTCGCTCCGTTCAAGACCAAGGATCTCCGCGCCGGTCACATGGTGTCCCTCTTGGAGCAGCTCGGCAACGGCGGCCTCGGCTACCGCACTCTGTGGCTCGGTGAAACCCTGCGACGGGATGAGGTGACCCACCCTCAGGCCAGCATCTGCCTACATCCCTATCAGCTGGTACTGGCCCTCAACCCCGAAGGTAAAATCCTCAAAACCACCGAGTGGGGAAGCAACACGAAGAAAGGGCCTCCGGCAGATTTCTTCGAAGGGTTCAATGCAGTCGCGGCCAGCCAGGATGTCTGTGTCGTCGCCAAGCCGGGCAAGCCTGTCGAAGGCTGGGACATCACTCTGGGCACACGCACTACGTTTCCAGCCAGCACCCTCAATACCGTCGCACTGGACAGCACCAATCAATCCGTCATCTTGCTCACCAGCAGTGGCAGCCCCCAGGTGTTCTCCCTGCCGCCGCGTGAATCGACTGTGAAGGAGCAATCCATCCCTCCCGGTTTAGCGCCGGTCATTAGCGTCAAAGCGGGCCGCACCCTGTATGCCGCCCAGCGGCCAGATGGCACCTGGCGTGCCTGGGGAAACTCCCCCGAGCTCATCGGCCTCACGGAACGTAACGGCCGCATGCTGGACGTGGACTATGATTTCCAGCCTGGCCTCTCCCGCATCATGCTCTGGATCGAGCCCGTCTCAGACGCCGAGAGACGCACGCCCACAATCGCCACCCCCACACCATCACCGAAGCCTGTTCAGAATGAAGATGATGTGGCTCAGCGGCTAAGCATGCTCGCCGCGCAGTTCCAGACCGCCTACGACCGCGACATCCTGGCCCTGCATCACACCGCCGTGGCCGAGCTGGATGGCAAATACCTCGCCGCCGTCCAGCGTGCCATGGATGCCGCCAGCTCCGCCGGCCAGCTCGATGAAGCTGTCAAACTTCGGGAAGAAATCAAACGCATCCGGGACAAGCAAGCCCTGCCCTCCTATGACTTCGAAACCCTGCCGGAGAGCCTGAAAAAGCTACGCTTCACCTACCGTGACGCACTCACCAAACTCATTGTTAGCCGCAAATCTGACTCCCAACCGCTCTATGATCGTTATGAGCAGTTGCTCGCCGATTACCAAACCGAGCTCACCCAGCAGAAGCGTCTGGACGAAGCCGTGCGCGTCAAAAAAGCCCGTGAGGACCTCTCCCACATCCGCACCCAAAATGCCCCTCCTCAAATCGGCACATCCCCAGCCCCTGCTCCCGCCACGCAGGGGATCGCTCTCTTTGACGGGAGGACTCTCAATAACTGGCGTATCGAAGGGGATAAAAGCGCCTTCAGCGTCACCGGTGGCCTCATCAAAGCCGCTCACCAAAAAGGCTCACTCATCAGCACCATCGGCCCGTGGAAAAACTTCGAGCTCAATCTCAAAGTCATGACGGAGATCAAAGGTAATAGCGGTGTCTGGATCCACACCGCGAGAAACCCCTCCGATGACAAGCCCCCGGGCGTGGAGGTGCAAATCTGCAACAACGGCATTGATACGCAAAAGACCGGCAGCCTCCACGGCATCAAACCCCTGACCAATCAACTGGTCAGCGACGGTCAGTGGTTCAGTCTGAAGATCATCGTGCAGGATAAAACCATCCGTGTCTTCCTCAACGGCACCCAAATCAACGAATGGACTCAACCTGACGGCTGGCGGCCACCGCCGAACTCCCCCAATGCCAGCCTCGGCAGCGGCAGCATCGGCCTCCAGAGCCACAGCGGCATCATCTGGTTTAAGGACATTTATATCCGCAGCCTGTAA